From a region of the Neobacillus niacini genome:
- a CDS encoding MgtC/SapB family protein produces the protein MENIDYDILIKLGISAVLGLIIGLERELKRKPVGLKTSLVISVVSCLLTIVSIESAYMFPDSDHVRITMDPLRLAAQIVSGIGFLGAGVILRRGNDSISGLTTAAMIWGAAGIGIAVGAGFFIEAFVGVALLIISVELVPYVMKFIGPKQLREKEISLQLFIRDKIQIENAISFLMARKYIIRRIRIKDLDNGDHLVQILVAVDYREKTTDVYDSVSNLDGVQKVEIESMGQ, from the coding sequence ATGGAGAATATTGATTACGATATATTAATAAAGCTCGGCATTTCAGCTGTCTTGGGACTTATCATTGGACTAGAACGGGAATTAAAACGAAAACCTGTAGGACTAAAAACAAGTCTTGTTATTTCTGTAGTAAGTTGCCTGCTAACCATCGTCTCAATAGAATCAGCTTATATGTTTCCGGATTCTGATCATGTAAGAATTACGATGGATCCTCTTCGTCTTGCGGCACAAATTGTTTCTGGAATCGGTTTTCTAGGAGCAGGTGTAATCCTTAGAAGGGGAAATGATAGTATCTCCGGATTAACAACAGCCGCAATGATATGGGGAGCAGCCGGAATAGGAATTGCTGTTGGAGCCGGATTTTTTATTGAAGCGTTTGTTGGTGTTGCATTACTCATCATTAGTGTTGAATTAGTCCCGTACGTCATGAAATTTATTGGTCCAAAACAATTGAGAGAAAAGGAAATCAGTCTTCAATTATTTATCAGAGATAAAATCCAAATCGAAAATGCTATTTCATTCTTAATGGCGAGAAAATATATAATCCGACGGATACGTATAAAGGATTTAGACAATGGTGACCATCTCGTTCAGATATTAGTAGCAGTAGATTACCGTGAAAAAACAACAGATGTATATGATTCTGTTTCAAATCTAGACGGAGTGCAAAAGGTTGAAATAGAAAGTATGGGTCAATAA
- a CDS encoding cation acetate symporter, which yields MNTAAFTMFLGIVFVTLVITYYASKRTKNASEFYTAGGGLTGWQNGLAIAGDYMSAASFLGIAGAVALTGFDGFFYSIGFLVAYLVVLYLVAEPLRNLGKYTFADMIAARFEAKKVRGFAAMNTITISIFYMIAQLVGAGALIKLLLGLEYTTSVLIVGVLMTVYVIFGGMHATSWVQIIKAVLLMGGTFLISIVVFAKFNFSITDMFDQMKTATPLKEAFLNPGVKYKDGIDTLSLNLGLVLGTAGLPHILVRFFTVKDAKTARSSVVYATWIIGIFYVMTIFLGFGAAAFVGTTDIVAANAAGNMAAPLLAQALGGNMLFAFISAVAFATILAVVAGLVLTAASAFAHDFYNEILKKGKATEKQQVSMARWAAIGVSVLSIVLALGAQTLNVAFLVSLAFAVAASANLPVIIYTIYWKRFNTTGAIWAMVVGLISAIGLVIISPNVFSPEVGKAIFVGNPLFPYTTPGIVSIPLGFIAGYLGTKLSSQKADLKKYDEVLVKSNLGIGQ from the coding sequence ATGAATACTGCTGCTTTTACCATGTTTCTTGGTATCGTTTTCGTAACGTTGGTTATTACATATTACGCTTCGAAACGTACTAAGAATGCAAGTGAGTTTTACACTGCAGGAGGAGGACTTACTGGCTGGCAAAATGGATTGGCTATCGCAGGTGATTATATGTCTGCTGCCTCATTTCTTGGTATTGCTGGTGCAGTCGCACTTACAGGATTTGATGGATTCTTTTATAGTATCGGTTTCCTAGTGGCATATCTAGTTGTTCTGTATTTGGTGGCGGAACCTTTGCGTAATCTAGGAAAATATACATTTGCTGATATGATTGCAGCACGCTTTGAAGCCAAAAAGGTTCGTGGTTTTGCTGCTATGAACACCATAACCATTTCTATCTTTTATATGATCGCTCAGCTTGTTGGAGCAGGTGCACTTATTAAATTATTATTAGGATTGGAATATACTACATCTGTTTTAATTGTTGGGGTATTAATGACCGTATACGTTATTTTTGGCGGTATGCATGCAACAAGCTGGGTTCAAATCATTAAAGCTGTCCTTCTAATGGGAGGTACCTTCTTAATATCGATTGTTGTATTTGCTAAATTTAACTTTAGTATTACGGATATGTTCGACCAAATGAAAACAGCGACACCATTAAAGGAAGCGTTCTTAAATCCAGGTGTAAAATACAAGGATGGTATAGACACCCTTTCATTAAATTTAGGACTAGTATTAGGTACCGCTGGGCTGCCTCATATTCTGGTACGTTTCTTTACGGTTAAAGATGCAAAAACTGCTCGAAGTTCAGTTGTTTATGCAACGTGGATTATTGGGATATTTTATGTAATGACCATATTCCTTGGCTTTGGTGCTGCTGCTTTTGTTGGGACAACTGATATAGTAGCTGCAAATGCAGCAGGAAACATGGCAGCTCCACTTTTAGCACAGGCACTGGGTGGAAATATGCTATTCGCATTTATTTCTGCAGTGGCATTTGCTACCATTCTTGCAGTCGTTGCAGGGCTTGTTCTAACAGCAGCGTCAGCATTTGCACATGATTTCTACAACGAAATTCTAAAAAAAGGAAAGGCCACAGAAAAACAACAGGTAAGTATGGCACGTTGGGCTGCAATTGGTGTGTCTGTGCTATCCATTGTTTTAGCTTTAGGGGCTCAAACCCTTAATGTAGCCTTCCTTGTTTCACTAGCATTTGCTGTAGCAGCCAGTGCAAATTTACCGGTTATTATTTATACAATTTACTGGAAACGCTTTAATACTACCGGAGCCATTTGGGCAATGGTGGTGGGACTTATCTCAGCTATTGGACTTGTAATCATTAGCCCGAATGTTTTCAGTCCTGAAGTTGGAAAAGCCATCTTCGTTGGGAACCCACTTTTCCCATATACGACACCAGGTATTGTTTCAATCCCATTAGGATTTATTGCAGGGTACCTAGGAACGAAACTCTCCAGCCAGAAAGCTGACTTAAAGAAGTATGATGAAGTTTTGGTTAAATCCAACCTAGGAATTGGACAATAA
- a CDS encoding DUF485 domain-containing protein, producing the protein MEARKITANSESDYSAIVQSSSFQRLLSEKKKFIIPITIFFFCFYFALPILTSYSTVLNNKFIGSISWAWVFAFLQFVMTWGLCMLYSKKAAKFDALAEKVVKEGGTNQ; encoded by the coding sequence ATGGAGGCACGGAAAATTACAGCAAATTCTGAAAGCGATTACAGTGCTATCGTTCAATCATCTTCTTTCCAAAGATTACTCTCCGAAAAGAAAAAATTCATTATTCCTATCACGATCTTCTTCTTTTGTTTCTATTTTGCATTACCCATTTTAACCTCATACTCAACGGTATTAAATAACAAATTCATAGGCAGTATTTCCTGGGCATGGGTATTCGCATTTCTTCAGTTTGTTATGACATGGGGTTTATGTATGCTTTACTCCAAAAAGGCGGCCAAATTTGACGCGTTAGCTGAAAAAGTTGTCAAAGAAGGAGGTACAAATCAATGA